In Tiliqua scincoides isolate rTilSci1 chromosome 1, rTilSci1.hap2, whole genome shotgun sequence, the following are encoded in one genomic region:
- the LOC136641005 gene encoding cytosolic phospholipase A2 epsilon-like, with protein MEAFPCHLLSVRILRLRNLRRADALSQSDCYVSLWLPTATSEKARTKTINNCSNPVWNETFYYRIQSQVKNVLELSVYDEDTVSSDDLLFTLCLDISRLPIGGPFLTLFKPDPRAQEELEVEFLVEPAPGPPETIITNGVLVSREVCRLEAVVDQSRPHRSKKNLSLAVKGSCEGTHCFRLGSDAIVTPPCPTTFHFVKYNEPTLNVELPVKKSCCPFPCCRSTKANVPAVMLNSLPMGEKVPIVEDKRYNLNVQVDDCHCSCPADLDVRLGYGLCPQEQEFLFKRKRHVAWALKRALGLNYDLQDHEVPVVAVMTTGGGTRSFTTAYGSLRGLQKLNLLDCVTYLSGLSGTSWTMAHLYRDAYWSHKSLDEQIQEAKKQVTKSKMGIFTVDRVKYYQQQLQQRRQEGHKTTFIDLWGLIIEYLLNDGKDNHRLSEQRQALVEGQNPLPIYVTLNVKEKYSTEDFKEWVEFTPYEVGFLKYGTYVKPENFGSKFFMGRVVEKIPESRIIYLHGMWSSIFSVNLLYIWNRINNSEEFWHRWTRDKIIDLDEEPTLPTRPYQLRSHMFVPAGNLSKSLRGVLTDRLSVAQCHNFLNGLQMHNNYLQSEGFQQWKATVLDHRPNQLTEHEPYVGLVDAGFFINTSCPPLSRPERKVDVIVHMSYSAGSQSQPLEQTCKYYAEQNIPFPNVSFSEEDKKNLKECYFFDQSGTPGCPIVVFFPLVCDTFRYYKAPGVRRCEAEMPAGDVDVSSCCTPYSTYCVTYSEENFDKLLNLSEYNILNNRHVLLHALRTAVQRKRHCCCMN; from the exons AACGTGCTAGAACTTTCTGTCTATGATGAAGATACAGTATCTTCAGATGACCTCCTCTTCACTCTGTGTCTTGATATATCTCGGCTTCCAATCGGTGGGCCGTTTCTCACACTCTTTAAGCCGGATCCACGG GCACAAGAAGAGCTGGAAGTTGAATTCCTAGTGGAACCCGC GCCTGGCCCTCCTGAAACCATAATTACAAATGGAGTTCTAGTG TCTCGTGAGGTTTGCAGATTGGAAGCTGTTGTAGATCAGAGCAGGCCGCACAGGTCAA AGAAAAACCTTTCACTTGCGGTAAAAGGATCCTGTGAAGGTACCCATTGTTTTCGGCTGGGCTCGGATGCCATCGTCACACCCCCATGTCCCACAACATTCCATTTTGTCAAGTACAACGAGCCAACGTTGAATGTGGAGCTACCGGTGAAGAAGTCGTGTTGTCCT TTCCCGTGTTGCCGTAGCACCAAAGCAAATGTCCCAGCTGTGATGCTGAACTCACTGCCAATGGGCGAGAAAGTGCCAATTGTGGAG gATAAAAGATACAATCTGAATGTGCAAGTGGATGACTG TCATTGTTCCTGCCCAGCAGACCTGGATGTGCGCTTGGGATACGGTCTGTGCCCACAGGAGCAAGAGTTCTTATTCAAACGGAAGAGACACGTTGCTTGGGCCCTGAAGCGGGCTCTTGGCCTCAATTACGACTTGCAAGACCACGAG GTCCCAGTGGTGGCAGTCATGACGACAGGAGGTGGAACGAGATCATTCACGACAGCATATGGCTCTCTGCGGGGTCTCCAAAAATTAAACCTCCTAGACTGTGTGACATACCTATCTGGCTTGTCGGGCACATCATG GACCATGGCACACTTGTATAGAGATGCCTACTGGTCCCATAAGAGTTTGGATGAGCAAATACAGGAAGCTAAGAAACAAGTGACCAAGAGCAAAATGGGCATCTTTACAGTGGATCGTGTAAAATATTAtcaacagcagctgcagcaacgGAGACAAGAAGGACACAAGACAACTTTTATAGACCTGTGGGGTCTCATCATAGAGTATTTGTTAAATGATGGG AAAGATAACCACAGACTGTCAGAGCAGCGACAAGCATTGGTGGAAGGCCAAAACCCACTTCCCATCTATGTAACTCTCAATGTCAAAGAGAAGTACAGCACTGAGGACTTCAAAG AATGGGTGGAGTTCACCCCCTATGAGGTGGGCTTCCTGAAATATGGAACATACGTGAAGCCAGAGAATTTTGGAAGCAAGTTCTTCATGGGTCGTGTGGTAGAGAAGATTCCAGAAAGCCGCATAATCTATCTTCACG GCATGTGGAGTAGCATATTTTCAGTGAACTTGTTGTATATCTGGAACAGAATAAACAATTCAGAGGAATTCTGGCACAGATGGACTCGAGATAAGATAATAGATCTGG ATGAAGAACCAACTTTACCTACCAGGCCTTATCAGCTGAGAAGCCACATGTTTGTCCCAGCTGGAAATCTTTCCAAGTCTCTTCGAGGGGTCCTGACTGATCGTCTTTCTGTTGCCCAGTGTCACAATTTTTTGAATGGTTTACAGATGCACAATAACTACTTACAGAGTGAAGGCTTTCAGCAATGGAAAG CAACTGTGTTGGATCATCGCCCCAATCAACTAACAGAACACGAGCCCTACGTGGGGCTGGTGGATGCTGGGTTTTTCATCAATACAAGCTGCCCACCACTTTCAAGGCCAGAGAGAAAAGTAGATGTCATTGTGCATATGAGCTACAGTGCCGGCTCACAGTCACAG CCATTGGAACAAACCTGCAAATATTACGCAGAACAAAATATTCCGTTTCCAAACGTTTCCTTTTCGGAAGAAGACAAGAAAAATCTGAAGGAATGCTACTTCTTTGATCAGTCAGGCACCCCTGGGTGTCCGATAGTGGTTTTCTTCCCATTAGTGTGTGATACCTTCCGATACTACAAAGCACCCG gcGTGAGACGCTGTGAAGCTGAGATGCCTGCCGGAGACGTTGATGTATCCAGCTGCTGCACCCCATATTCTACTTACTGTGTCACATACAGCGAGGAGAACTTTGACAAGCTTCTGAACCTGAGCGAATACAACATCTTGAATAATCGACATGTGCTCCTGCATGCTTTGCGGACAGCTGTTCAGCGGAAAAGGCACTGCTGTTGCATGAATTGA